A window of the Natronomonas salina genome harbors these coding sequences:
- a CDS encoding NmrA/HSCARG family protein, with product MTTVLVTGATGNQGGSVVDHLLASETDFEVLGLTRDASGEAARELADRGVEMVEGDLDDPDSLRPHVDRADAVFAVTNFWTQGYDGQVQQGKHLADVAAEEGVDQFVFSGVGSHWKDTGVPHFDSAWEIERYARDLDLPLTTLAPVFFFQNFEAFVDDVVDDGTLALPLEEGVSLQMVDVDDVGRAAAVALADPESFVGERYELAGDDRTLAETAETIAEVAGIDVEPVHVPIEDAYDSFGEEFTVMCEWFNEVGYDADIDALEDTFGFEFTDLETYLREHGWADKEGMAAVPGWVKAMQ from the coding sequence ATGACGACCGTCCTCGTCACCGGCGCCACCGGCAACCAGGGCGGGTCGGTCGTCGACCACCTGCTGGCCTCGGAGACCGACTTCGAGGTGCTGGGCCTCACGCGCGACGCTTCCGGCGAGGCCGCCCGGGAACTGGCCGACCGCGGCGTCGAGATGGTCGAGGGCGACCTCGACGACCCCGACTCGCTGCGGCCCCACGTCGACCGCGCCGACGCCGTCTTCGCGGTGACGAACTTCTGGACCCAGGGGTACGACGGCCAGGTCCAGCAGGGGAAGCACCTCGCCGACGTCGCCGCCGAGGAGGGCGTCGACCAGTTCGTCTTCAGCGGCGTCGGTAGCCACTGGAAGGACACCGGCGTCCCGCACTTCGACTCCGCCTGGGAGATCGAACGGTACGCCCGGGACCTCGACCTCCCGCTGACCACGCTCGCGCCGGTGTTCTTCTTCCAGAACTTCGAGGCGTTCGTCGACGACGTCGTCGACGACGGCACGCTCGCGCTGCCGCTGGAGGAGGGCGTCTCCCTCCAGATGGTGGACGTCGACGACGTCGGCCGCGCCGCCGCCGTCGCCCTCGCGGACCCCGAGTCGTTCGTCGGCGAGCGCTACGAACTCGCCGGCGACGACCGCACCCTCGCCGAGACCGCCGAGACCATCGCCGAGGTCGCCGGCATCGACGTCGAACCCGTCCACGTCCCCATCGAGGACGCCTACGACAGCTTCGGCGAGGAGTTCACCGTCATGTGCGAGTGGTTCAACGAGGTGGGCTACGACGCCGACATCGACGCGCTCGAGGACACCTTCGGCTTCGAGTTCACCGACCTCGAGACCTACCTCCGCGAGCACGGCTGGGCGGACAAGGAGGGGATGGCCGCCGTCCCCGGCTGGGTCAAGGCGATGCAGTAA
- a CDS encoding matrixin family metalloprotease — protein sequence MVRPAVAVAVTVVLVLSGCVGAAEPGAIGQGFSGDPDNHWQESVLTVSYEAPAGDDRDYRPLVHEALVYWTEHSERHAGYDVSFRHAEPGETADVHVEFVDSVGDCGAAAGARTAGCAPVITKSRQVSRPVGLEVQTNLSDESTVAVLKHELGHTLGLTHDDGPAGVMNATIDLETLPRTDAGDRATPWRSDDLDVYVDVGAAPDPAAAERQVGAALRYYIDGASGTVPEDVTFYRTDSPENADVVVRYAGSDACRDAAGSCGTVSGDDVDGDDALEYHDRLEIVLVDLETDAVAWHVGRWLGTGFGQDDASEYPDPLRPDKGYAERRSTWWE from the coding sequence ATGGTTCGACCGGCGGTCGCGGTGGCGGTGACAGTCGTCCTCGTCCTCTCGGGGTGCGTGGGAGCGGCGGAACCCGGCGCGATCGGGCAGGGGTTCAGCGGCGACCCCGACAACCACTGGCAGGAGTCGGTCCTGACGGTGAGCTACGAGGCGCCCGCCGGCGACGACCGCGACTACCGGCCGCTGGTCCACGAGGCGCTGGTCTACTGGACCGAGCACAGCGAGCGACACGCCGGTTACGACGTAAGCTTCCGGCACGCCGAACCCGGCGAGACGGCGGACGTCCACGTCGAGTTCGTCGACTCCGTCGGCGACTGCGGCGCGGCCGCGGGCGCACGGACCGCCGGCTGCGCGCCGGTCATCACGAAGAGCCGCCAGGTCAGCCGCCCGGTGGGCCTGGAGGTCCAGACGAACCTCTCCGACGAGTCGACCGTGGCGGTGCTGAAGCACGAACTCGGCCACACGCTCGGGCTCACGCACGACGACGGCCCGGCGGGCGTCATGAACGCGACGATCGACCTGGAGACGCTCCCCCGGACGGACGCCGGCGACCGGGCGACGCCGTGGCGGAGCGACGACCTCGACGTCTACGTTGACGTCGGCGCGGCCCCGGACCCCGCCGCCGCGGAACGGCAGGTCGGCGCCGCGCTGCGCTACTACATAGACGGCGCCAGCGGCACCGTCCCGGAAGACGTCACGTTCTACCGCACAGACTCGCCCGAGAACGCGGACGTCGTCGTCAGGTACGCCGGATCCGACGCCTGTCGCGACGCCGCCGGCTCCTGCGGTACCGTCTCCGGCGACGACGTGGACGGCGACGACGCCCTGGAGTACCACGACCGCCTGGAGATCGTCCTCGTCGACCTCGAGACGGACGCGGTCGCCTGGCACGTCGGCCGCTGGCTCGGCACCGGGTTCGGCCAGGACGACGCCTCGGAGTACCCCGACCCGCTCCGCCCGGACAAGGGCTACGCCGAGCGGCGGAGTACCTGGTGGGAGTAA
- a CDS encoding aminopeptidase → MDERVREHAEVLVDWSARIESGDDVVVDVAEDAHELAVAVAEKLGEAGANVVTTYGSDEVLRAYLKGHDGDFGAGDHQLALIENADAYLRLGGGRNTTATADVSSDLRQAYSKANSEAREARMDTDWVSTVHPTRSLAQQAGMAYEEYQAFVYDAVLRDWETLAETMAEMKAILDEGSEVRIVKERDDQPPTDVTMSIEGRTAVNSAASVAYDSHNLPSGEVFTAPYATEGEVFFDVPMTINAQRVKDVHLTFEGGEVVDFAAEQGERELASILDTDEGARRLGELGIGMNRGIDRFTDNILFDEKMGDTVHLAVGRAYDSNLPEGETGNQSAVHVDMITNVSEDSYMAVDGEVVQRDGTFVFEEGFEE, encoded by the coding sequence ATGGACGAACGCGTACGCGAGCACGCCGAGGTGCTGGTCGACTGGAGCGCGCGGATCGAGTCCGGCGACGACGTCGTCGTCGACGTCGCCGAGGACGCCCACGAACTCGCCGTCGCCGTCGCCGAGAAGCTCGGCGAGGCCGGCGCCAACGTCGTCACGACCTACGGCTCCGACGAGGTGCTGCGGGCGTACCTCAAGGGCCACGACGGCGACTTCGGGGCCGGCGACCACCAGCTCGCGCTGATCGAGAACGCCGACGCGTACCTCCGGCTCGGCGGTGGTCGGAACACGACCGCGACGGCCGACGTCTCCAGCGACCTCCGGCAGGCCTACTCGAAGGCCAACAGCGAGGCCCGCGAGGCGCGGATGGACACCGACTGGGTCTCGACCGTCCACCCGACGCGGAGCCTCGCCCAGCAGGCCGGCATGGCCTACGAGGAGTACCAGGCGTTCGTCTACGACGCCGTCCTCCGGGACTGGGAGACCCTCGCCGAGACGATGGCGGAGATGAAGGCCATCCTCGACGAGGGCAGCGAGGTCCGCATCGTCAAGGAGCGCGACGACCAGCCCCCGACCGACGTCACGATGTCCATCGAGGGCCGCACGGCGGTCAACTCCGCGGCCTCGGTGGCCTACGACTCCCACAACCTCCCCTCCGGCGAGGTGTTCACCGCGCCGTACGCCACCGAGGGCGAGGTGTTCTTCGACGTCCCGATGACCATCAACGCCCAGCGAGTCAAGGACGTCCACCTGACGTTCGAAGGCGGCGAGGTCGTCGACTTCGCCGCCGAGCAGGGCGAGCGCGAACTGGCGTCGATCCTCGACACCGACGAGGGCGCCCGCCGCCTCGGCGAACTCGGCATCGGGATGAACCGCGGCATCGACCGCTTCACGGACAACATCCTCTTCGACGAGAAGATGGGCGACACCGTCCACCTCGCGGTCGGCCGCGCCTACGACTCGAACCTCCCGGAGGGCGAGACCGGCAACCAGTCGGCGGTCCACGTCGACATGATCACCAACGTCTCCGAGGACTCGTACATGGCCGTCGACGGCGAGGTCGTCCAGCGGGACGGGACGTTCGTGTTCGAAGAGGGGTTCGAGGAGTAG
- a CDS encoding nitrite/sulfite reductase, translated as MPSKVEGWKDEVYGNEIRDHLFQFAEEGWSSIPEDERDAWFERFKWWGLYHQRKGQESYFMMRIGTPNGRMTPDQLRVVGEIADEYARGPVDNPEFGGAYCDWTTRQSIQMHWIQLQDVPAIFEKLEANGLSTQQACGDSWRNIVGSPVAGRDADEHVNAWPVIQELNETFKGNDDHSNLPRKWKVAVTGDTRGSGQAEINDLGFEPATKEIDGEDVKGFNVTVGGGLSRKEPRFARNIDVFVTPDEVADVAGGLSALFRDHGDREDRFNARIKFLVDEWGPEKVRRVLQEDYVDFELKSAGEDLREQYTYNAGRNDETGDYVGVHEQTDGQYFVGLSVLTGRMGAEDVVELADLAEEYGSEMVGLTQRQNVIVADIAEDDLDDFLAEPLLETYSPDPHPFMRGSIACTGTEYCSLSIVETKNRMVRYARWLKDNVDVPEGVEDFHIHLSGCTASCAQPQIADISLRGMKTRKDGEPVEAFDIGLGGGLGENPHFAEWVEMRVAADEVPGYVQNLLSIYEERRQDGESFREFIARHEEDDLNGLAEPEETSYEDPYLGNTKMTWYPYAEESEMADSPAPAASDD; from the coding sequence ATGCCGAGCAAGGTCGAGGGCTGGAAGGACGAGGTCTACGGGAACGAGATCCGTGACCACCTCTTCCAGTTCGCGGAGGAGGGATGGAGCTCCATCCCAGAGGACGAGCGCGACGCCTGGTTCGAGCGGTTCAAGTGGTGGGGTCTGTACCACCAGCGGAAGGGCCAGGAGTCGTACTTCATGATGCGCATCGGGACGCCGAACGGCCGCATGACGCCCGACCAGCTGCGGGTCGTCGGCGAGATCGCCGACGAGTACGCCCGCGGCCCCGTCGACAACCCCGAGTTCGGGGGCGCCTACTGCGACTGGACGACCCGCCAGTCGATCCAGATGCACTGGATCCAGCTGCAGGACGTCCCGGCCATCTTCGAGAAGCTGGAGGCGAACGGGCTCTCGACGCAGCAGGCCTGCGGTGACTCCTGGCGGAACATCGTCGGCTCCCCCGTCGCGGGCCGCGACGCCGACGAGCACGTCAACGCCTGGCCGGTCATCCAGGAGCTCAACGAGACGTTCAAGGGCAACGACGACCACTCGAACCTCCCGCGGAAGTGGAAGGTCGCCGTCACCGGCGACACCCGCGGCTCCGGGCAGGCCGAGATCAACGACCTCGGCTTCGAGCCCGCGACGAAGGAGATCGACGGCGAGGACGTGAAGGGATTCAACGTCACCGTCGGCGGCGGCCTCTCGCGGAAGGAGCCCCGATTCGCCCGCAACATCGACGTCTTCGTCACCCCGGACGAGGTCGCCGACGTCGCCGGCGGCCTCTCGGCGCTGTTCCGCGACCACGGCGACCGCGAGGACCGCTTCAACGCCCGCATCAAGTTCCTCGTCGACGAGTGGGGGCCCGAGAAGGTCCGCCGCGTCCTCCAGGAGGACTACGTCGACTTCGAGCTGAAGTCCGCCGGCGAGGACCTGCGCGAGCAGTACACCTACAACGCCGGCCGCAACGACGAGACCGGCGACTACGTCGGCGTCCACGAGCAGACCGACGGCCAGTACTTCGTCGGCCTCTCCGTCCTCACGGGGCGGATGGGCGCCGAAGACGTCGTCGAACTCGCCGACCTCGCCGAGGAATACGGCTCCGAGATGGTCGGCCTCACCCAGCGGCAGAACGTCATCGTCGCCGACATCGCCGAGGATGACCTCGACGACTTCCTCGCCGAGCCGCTGCTGGAGACCTACTCGCCGGACCCGCACCCGTTCATGCGCGGCTCCATCGCCTGCACCGGCACCGAGTACTGCTCGCTGTCCATCGTCGAGACGAAGAACCGGATGGTCCGCTACGCCCGCTGGCTGAAGGACAACGTCGACGTCCCCGAGGGCGTCGAGGACTTCCACATCCACCTCTCCGGCTGCACCGCCTCCTGCGCCCAGCCGCAGATCGCCGACATCTCACTGCGCGGCATGAAGACCCGCAAGGACGGCGAGCCCGTCGAGGCCTTCGACATCGGCCTCGGCGGCGGCCTCGGCGAGAACCCGCACTTCGCGGAGTGGGTCGAGATGCGCGTCGCCGCCGACGAGGTGCCCGGCTACGTCCAGAACCTCCTCTCGATCTACGAGGAGCGCCGGCAGGACGGCGAGTCCTTCCGCGAGTTCATCGCCCGCCACGAGGAAGACGACCTCAACGGCCTCGCCGAACCCGAGGAGACCTCCTACGAGGACCCCTACCTCGGCAACACGAAGATGACGTGGTACCCCTACGCCGAGGAGTCCGAGATGGCCGACTCGCCGGCGCCGGCCGCCAGCGACGACTAG
- a CDS encoding DUF7119 family protein: MSREPDDEPPADRESPVGQPVIRGDPRVAGESAVEFDPDDPDSLAEAADTVRRFASNTVGSEDNVYMLRGAAACAALVRGTGSYKAAAERAGGEATVSFIRKWARVHDLPRSIRRHVALGEIAPTAAKHVARVSGESRFLLAWAALDHDLTVREVRSIASSVNEGMTVDEALAAEGVDLGSLSLSLPPDIYRELRRRAALDDVDPEAVVTEALEEYL; the protein is encoded by the coding sequence ATGAGTCGAGAGCCGGACGACGAGCCCCCCGCGGACCGGGAGTCGCCGGTCGGCCAGCCGGTCATCCGCGGGGACCCGCGGGTCGCCGGCGAGAGCGCCGTCGAGTTCGACCCCGACGACCCCGACAGCCTCGCGGAGGCCGCCGACACCGTCCGGCGGTTCGCCTCCAACACCGTCGGCAGCGAGGACAACGTCTACATGCTCCGCGGCGCGGCCGCCTGCGCGGCGCTCGTCCGCGGCACCGGCTCCTACAAGGCCGCCGCAGAGCGGGCCGGCGGCGAGGCCACCGTCTCCTTCATCCGGAAGTGGGCCCGCGTCCACGACCTCCCGCGGTCGATCCGCCGGCACGTCGCGCTGGGCGAGATCGCCCCCACCGCCGCCAAGCACGTCGCCCGCGTCTCCGGCGAGTCGCGCTTCCTGCTCGCGTGGGCGGCGCTCGACCACGACCTCACCGTCCGGGAGGTCCGCTCGATCGCCTCCAGCGTCAACGAGGGGATGACGGTCGACGAGGCGCTGGCAGCCGAGGGCGTCGACCTCGGCTCGCTGTCGCTGTCGCTGCCGCCCGACATCTACCGGGAGCTGCGGCGGCGGGCCGCGCTGGACGACGTCGACCCCGAGGCCGTCGTCACCGAGGCGCTCGAGGAGTACCTCTGA
- a CDS encoding nucleoside phosphorylase, producing MPFPNHPDKHRAEAVLTPERFAEYRRSIVDGDVTEPPRSVVLCYSRSLMEYFTEAYDGREIGDYYGDLYAFDDSDGAVGVMGNFGIGAPTTAKLVGELVADGVETFLSIGFAGCLDESVEMGEFIVCEKAIRDEGTSHHYLEPERYAHPDESLVEETTRLLEVRDEPFQLGPSWTTDAVYRETVPEVERYADEGVLTVEMEASAVFAVATYHGVEAGAMFVASDYLGPSEWEPKFHLTEADMRRLGDTAKEVLESRVG from the coding sequence ATGCCGTTCCCGAACCACCCTGACAAACACCGGGCAGAGGCCGTCCTCACTCCCGAGCGGTTCGCGGAGTACAGGCGCTCGATCGTCGACGGGGACGTCACCGAGCCACCGCGATCAGTCGTCCTCTGCTACAGTCGCAGCCTGATGGAGTACTTCACCGAGGCCTACGATGGACGGGAGATCGGCGACTACTACGGGGACCTCTACGCCTTCGACGACAGCGACGGCGCCGTCGGCGTCATGGGGAACTTCGGCATCGGGGCGCCCACGACGGCGAAACTGGTGGGCGAACTCGTCGCAGACGGCGTCGAGACGTTCCTCTCGATCGGGTTCGCGGGCTGTCTCGACGAGTCCGTCGAGATGGGAGAGTTCATCGTCTGCGAGAAGGCGATCCGCGACGAGGGGACCTCACACCACTACCTCGAACCCGAGCGGTACGCCCACCCCGACGAGTCGCTCGTCGAGGAGACGACGCGGCTGCTGGAGGTACGTGACGAACCCTTCCAGCTGGGGCCATCGTGGACGACCGACGCGGTCTATCGTGAGACGGTACCGGAGGTCGAACGGTACGCCGACGAGGGCGTGCTCACCGTCGAGATGGAGGCGTCCGCCGTGTTCGCGGTCGCCACCTACCACGGGGTCGAGGCGGGGGCGATGTTCGTGGCGAGCGACTACCTCGGTCCCTCCGAGTGGGAGCCGAAGTTCCACCTGACGGAGGCGGACATGCGACGACTTGGTGATACGGCGAAGGAGGTCCTCGAGTCCCGGGTTGGCTGA
- a CDS encoding ABC transporter ATP-binding protein → MPVVDVQDLTKRYGEVTGVESLSFDVEAGEIFGFLGPNGAGKTTTIRTLMGALSPTEGTATVLGADVREEAELVEAKRRIGYLPATLGFDEDRTGERILDYHASLKGDERRAELLEIFTPPLERAVREYSSGNAQMLGLVQAFMHDPDLVVMDEPTAGLDPLKQERFNEFLRAERDRGTTVLFSSHVLSEVRRVCDRVGILRGGSLVALEDVGTLLARGGKRVRVQFADPPAASAFAGDGVVDVERAGEALQFTFTGDYNDLLDRLAAYDVVDVEIAEPPLEDVFMHFYGADEASEGVNDESHERREGATDA, encoded by the coding sequence ATGCCAGTCGTGGACGTACAGGACCTCACCAAGCGCTACGGCGAGGTCACCGGCGTCGAATCGCTCTCCTTCGACGTGGAGGCCGGCGAGATATTCGGGTTCCTGGGACCCAACGGGGCGGGGAAGACGACGACCATCCGGACGCTGATGGGGGCGCTGTCGCCGACTGAGGGGACGGCGACCGTGCTGGGTGCGGACGTCCGCGAGGAGGCCGAACTCGTGGAGGCGAAGCGCCGGATCGGCTACCTGCCGGCGACCCTGGGGTTCGACGAGGACCGCACCGGCGAGCGGATCCTCGACTACCACGCCTCGCTGAAGGGCGACGAGCGCCGCGCGGAGCTCCTGGAGATCTTCACGCCGCCGCTGGAGCGGGCGGTCCGCGAGTACTCCTCGGGGAACGCGCAGATGCTGGGGCTCGTCCAGGCGTTCATGCACGACCCCGACCTCGTGGTGATGGACGAGCCGACGGCGGGACTGGACCCGCTGAAGCAGGAGCGGTTCAACGAGTTCCTGCGCGCCGAGCGCGACCGCGGGACGACGGTCCTGTTCTCCTCGCACGTGCTGAGCGAGGTCCGGCGGGTCTGCGACCGCGTGGGCATCCTCCGCGGCGGGTCGCTGGTCGCCCTGGAGGACGTCGGGACGCTGCTGGCCCGCGGCGGCAAGCGTGTCCGGGTGCAGTTCGCCGACCCGCCGGCCGCGTCGGCGTTCGCCGGCGACGGCGTCGTCGACGTCGAGCGGGCGGGCGAGGCGCTGCAGTTCACCTTCACCGGCGACTACAACGACCTGCTCGACCGTCTCGCCGCCTACGACGTCGTCGACGTGGAGATCGCGGAGCCGCCGCTGGAGGACGTCTTCATGCACTTCTACGGCGCCGACGAGGCGTCCGAGGGTGTGAACGACGAGTCCCACGAGAGGAGAGAGGGGGCGACCGATGCTTGA
- a CDS encoding ABC transporter permease: MLETARYEVEGRLRGSVVLSVGIALLGAFYVAMWPSFADVDLDQFLEAWPPALRELFGVESLASIEGFLATELYQFVWVLLLGLYVAYSAAGLIAGDVERHRMDLLLSLPVTRTRLLFEKFASLLAPILLANVVVPVVVLGSVLAIGETIDVPALVAVHVLSVPYLLACGAIGLVLSVVFDRADVANRLALGVVFGLFLVRSVTAVADGYEWIGRLSPTAYYDPTEILVHNEYDLVGAGVLLAATAVLLLVARWQFRRTDLDG, translated from the coding sequence ATGCTTGAGACCGCCCGCTACGAGGTCGAGGGGCGGCTGCGCGGGAGCGTCGTCCTCTCGGTCGGCATCGCGCTCCTCGGCGCGTTCTACGTCGCGATGTGGCCGTCGTTCGCCGACGTGGACCTCGACCAGTTCCTCGAGGCGTGGCCGCCGGCGCTCCGGGAGCTCTTCGGCGTCGAGTCCCTCGCCAGCATCGAGGGGTTCCTCGCGACGGAGCTCTACCAGTTCGTCTGGGTGCTCCTGCTGGGGCTGTACGTCGCCTACAGCGCCGCCGGGCTGATCGCCGGCGACGTCGAGCGCCACCGGATGGACCTCCTGCTGTCGCTGCCAGTCACGCGGACGCGGCTCCTCTTCGAGAAGTTCGCGTCGCTGCTCGCGCCGATCCTCCTGGCCAACGTCGTCGTCCCGGTCGTCGTCCTCGGGAGCGTCCTCGCGATCGGCGAGACGATCGACGTCCCGGCGCTCGTCGCCGTCCACGTGCTGTCGGTCCCGTACCTGCTGGCCTGCGGCGCCATCGGGCTCGTGCTGTCGGTGGTCTTCGACCGCGCGGACGTCGCCAACCGGCTCGCGCTCGGCGTCGTCTTCGGCCTCTTCCTCGTCCGGTCGGTGACCGCGGTCGCCGACGGCTACGAGTGGATCGGTCGGCTCAGCCCCACGGCGTACTACGACCCCACCGAGATCCTCGTCCACAACGAGTACGATCTGGTCGGTGCGGGCGTGCTGCTCGCCGCGACGGCCGTCCTGCTGCTGGTCGCGCGGTGGCAGTTCCGGCGGACGGACCTCGACGGGTGA
- a CDS encoding SDR family NAD(P)-dependent oxidoreductase produces the protein MPNAIIVGASSGIGRALAKELSRDYDLGLAARRTERLKAVGEDVGGAHVASIDVTEDDARERFDDLVDSLGGVDLVVLSAGIGRYNPDLSWPAERDTIEVNVRGFAALATAAVEHFEATDGGHLVGISSVAGEVGSPTLPAYSASKAFVARYLEGLRYRSAVDVSVTDVRPGFVDTPMSPETDRFWECSPETAARQIASAIEKEKDVAYVTRRWWLVSKFLAVLPDRFRADLM, from the coding sequence ATGCCGAACGCCATCATCGTCGGCGCCTCCTCGGGTATCGGCCGCGCGCTGGCGAAGGAGCTCTCCCGCGACTACGACCTCGGGCTGGCGGCCCGCCGGACGGAGCGACTGAAGGCCGTCGGCGAGGACGTCGGCGGCGCCCACGTCGCCTCCATCGACGTCACAGAGGACGACGCCCGCGAGCGGTTCGACGACCTCGTGGACTCGCTGGGCGGCGTCGACCTCGTCGTCCTCTCGGCCGGCATCGGCCGGTACAATCCCGACCTCTCGTGGCCGGCGGAGCGGGACACAATCGAGGTGAACGTCCGCGGGTTCGCGGCGCTGGCGACCGCCGCCGTCGAGCACTTCGAGGCGACCGACGGCGGCCACCTCGTCGGCATCTCCTCGGTCGCCGGCGAGGTCGGCAGTCCCACGCTCCCCGCCTACAGCGCCTCGAAGGCCTTCGTCGCACGCTACCTCGAGGGGCTGCGCTACCGGTCCGCCGTCGACGTCAGCGTGACCGACGTCCGCCCGGGATTCGTCGACACGCCGATGTCCCCGGAGACGGACCGCTTCTGGGAGTGCTCGCCGGAGACGGCCGCCCGGCAGATCGCCAGCGCCATCGAGAAGGAGAAGGACGTCGCCTACGTCACCCGCCGCTGGTGGCTCGTCTCCAAGTTCCTCGCCGTCCTCCCCGACCGGTTCCGCGCCGACCTGATGTAG
- a CDS encoding MBL fold metallo-hydrolase yields the protein MLTFTVLGSGGNSPIPTPTCGCRVCERARDVGVPHARHGNSLYVEELSAMVDAPEFVFENLEREAIEDLEYIFLTHWHPDHSAGLRVVQSRSMARMFDDPDHGLVETARSDRPTLVTTRRVYERTCEVYAGLRHFVEDVGFAATHFLDEEPLEVGDTRVEAIPYSLSGDGDADATAFVLRQGETTVLLAVDDARYLDEDRLPADVDLAVFECGYFPETPDGTSILTAVDETIMGDELTHAEVMARIDRVDPDRTLLTEIEHLYARTHDDYRDLEAEYDDVRFAYDGLTITV from the coding sequence ATGCTCACGTTCACGGTGCTCGGCAGCGGGGGCAACTCCCCCATCCCGACGCCGACCTGCGGGTGCCGGGTCTGCGAGCGCGCCCGCGATGTGGGAGTCCCCCACGCCCGCCACGGCAACTCGCTGTACGTCGAGGAGCTGTCGGCGATGGTGGACGCCCCCGAGTTCGTCTTCGAGAACCTCGAGCGGGAGGCCATCGAGGACCTCGAGTACATCTTCCTCACCCACTGGCACCCGGACCACTCCGCCGGGCTGCGGGTGGTCCAGTCCCGGTCGATGGCGCGGATGTTCGACGACCCCGACCACGGCCTCGTCGAGACGGCCCGCAGCGACCGGCCGACGCTCGTGACGACCCGCCGCGTCTACGAGCGCACCTGCGAGGTCTACGCCGGGCTCCGGCACTTCGTCGAGGACGTCGGCTTCGCGGCCACCCACTTCCTCGACGAGGAGCCCCTCGAGGTCGGCGACACCCGCGTCGAGGCCATCCCCTACTCGCTGTCCGGCGACGGCGACGCGGACGCGACGGCGTTCGTCCTGCGGCAGGGCGAGACCACGGTCCTGCTGGCCGTCGACGACGCCCGCTACCTCGACGAGGACCGCCTCCCGGCCGACGTCGACCTCGCGGTCTTCGAGTGCGGCTACTTCCCGGAGACGCCCGACGGGACGTCCATCCTCACCGCGGTCGACGAGACCATCATGGGCGACGAGCTCACCCACGCAGAGGTGATGGCGCGGATCGACCGCGTCGACCCCGACCGGACGCTCCTGACCGAGATCGAGCACCTCTACGCGCGCACCCACGACGACTACCGCGACCTGGAGGCCGAGTACGACGACGTCCGGTTCGCCTACGACGGGCTCACCATCACCGTGTAG